A window of Maniola hyperantus chromosome 26, iAphHyp1.2, whole genome shotgun sequence contains these coding sequences:
- the LOC138404148 gene encoding uncharacterized protein, with protein MIRTPKKLPEESSPPPTPPNMENKSVRQSLEKWEAAAAKPTTSKAQLTQAAPTVLKLTLPPTSKAQLTQATHAAQKQSQPSASKAQPTQAAPAVQKQATQKGGKSPRKVTTAVVRRSVTATFKNRVEEAEALTTKGKTAVGQSRNLKAEYKDTILSVLDALERLVTESEAALEAGNAQTGGGASREVAPATTSADATFRVASDPDLSQQLEEHSRLLLENNTRMRALQEQLTKTTEVVETQQRSYANVTATRVQQPVRPVALHSVVVTSKDDKETGEEVLGRVRKTIDAKDGWVRVERVRKAKDRKVIMGFGTAEERNKAKDRLVGEGTGLVVEDIKNRDPLLILRGVLSVNTDDDITKALRNQNRELFGGLDHGDDRIQIKYRKRARNPHMAHVVISTSPTLWSRITGLGSVHIDLQRVRAEDQSPLVQCTRCLGYGHGRKFCKDSVDLCSHCGGPHLRPKCAEWLAGSPPSCRNCCNAKLDNVEHNVFSEDCPVRKRWDDLARSTVAYC; from the coding sequence ATGATCCGGACCCCTAAAAAATTACCGGAAGAATCTAGCCCACCTCCTACACCTCCTAACATGGAGAATAAGTCAGTTCGACAGAGCCTGGAGAAGTGGGAGGCAGCAGCTGCAAAGCCAACTACATCAAAGGCTCAATTGACGCAGGCCGCACCTACAGTTCTAAAGTTGACTCTGCCTCCCACTTCTAAGGCACAATTGACGCAAGCTACACATGCTGCACAGAAACAGTCCCAGCCTTCCGCCTCTAAAGCCCAACCGACACAGGCCGCGCCTGCAGTTCAAAAGCAGGCCACACAGAAAGGGGGAAAAAGCCCCAGAAAGGTCACAACGGCCGTAGTCCGCCGATCAGTGACGGCCACTTTTAAAAATAGAGTAGAGGAGGCCGAGGCGTTAACGACGAAGGGGAAAACGGCGGTGGGTCAATCCAGGAATTTAAAGGCTGAGTACAAGGACACGATCCTGAGTGTGCTGGACGCGCTTGAAAGGTTGGTGACGGAATCGGAAGCTGCCCTGGAGGCCGGGAATGCACAAACGGGGGGCGGAGCCTCCCGGGAAGTGGCGCCGGCGACTACAAGCGCTGACGCCACATTCAGGGTGGCTTCGGACCCTGACTTGAGTCAACAGCTCGAGGAGCACTCTCGGCTTCTTCTGGAGAACAATACGCGAATGCGAGCACTCCAGGAGCAGTTGACGAAAACAACCGAAGTAGTCGAGACGCAGCAACGATCGTACGCCAATGTGACTGCTACAAGGGTGCAGCAACCGGTAAGGCCCGTGGCACTTCACTCAGTGGTCGTCACCTCCAAGGACGACAAAGAGACAGGGGAGGAAGTCCTTGGTAGAGTGCGCAAGACCATCGACGCGAAAGACGGCTGGGTGAGAGTAGAGCGGGTCCGAAAAGCAAAAGACCGAAAAGTAATTATGGGTTTCGGGACTGCGGAAGAGAGAAATAAGGCAAAAGACAGGTTGGTTGGTGAAGGGACAGGCCTCGTGGTCGAGGACATCAAAAACAGGGACCCGCTTCTGATCCTGAGGGGCGTTCTGTCGGTTAATACTGACGATGACATCACGAAGGCCCTGAGGAATCAGAATCGGGAGCTCTTTGGTGGCCTCGATCACGGGGATGACCGGATCCAAATCAAGTATCGCAAAAGGGCAaggaatccgcacatggcccaCGTGGTTATTAGTACCTCGCCCACACTCTGGAGCCGAATAACCGGCCTGGGATCAGTACATATCGATCTCCAGAGGGTGCGAGCAGAGGATCAATCACCGCTAGTCCAATGCACTAGATGCTTGGGCTATGGCCATGGGCGGAAGTTTTGCAAAGACTCGGTTGACCTGTGCAGCCACTGCGGTGGGCCACACCTTAGGCCTAAGTGTGCGGAATGGCTGGCGGGGTCCCCACCCTCCTGCAGGAATTGCTGTAACGCGAAGCTCGACAACGTGGAGCATAACGTTTTCAGCGAGGACTGCCCTGTTAGGAAAAGGTGGGATGACCTCGCCCGCTCTACCGTAGCGTATTGCTGA